The following DNA comes from Halobacillus litoralis.
GAATTGAAAAAGAATATACAGGATAAAGGGTTATGGTTTTGGACATTTGTGTTGCCGATCGTTTTCATTGTAGGTTTTGTTACAGTTTTTTCTGGGGATGAGAGTACCAGCCAACAGGAAATCGTCACACAAATCATACCCGGATATACGATCATGTTCGCTTTCTTCATTATGATCTCGATGGTCATCGCCTTTGTGAAAGACCGGGAACGAGGAATGGTCGCACGTATAGCCAGCACCCCTGTTCCAATTAAAAATTACTTCCTGGGGAAATGGCTGCCGTTCATGATCATCGTGTTGATTCAGATTACGGTTCTATTTGGTTTTGGAATCGTGGTATATGATCTTCCGATGGGTGACCCCTTAGCACTCATCCTGTTATCAATCATGCTAGCTTTCATTGTAACGGGGTGGGGGATGGCCATGGCCGTCCTTGTCAAAACAGAAAACATGGGAATCGCACTTACGCAAGTCATCGCTTTAGGAGGGGCCCTGTTAGGCGGGCTTTGGATGCCAATTGAAATCATGCCGGACCTCGTCCAAAACCTGAGCAAAGCGCTTCCGCAATACTGGGCTTTAGATGGATATAAAGAAATTCTTTTAGAAGATGGAGTAATAGGTGACGTTTGGCTCCACAGCTTGTTTCTCTTTGCAGCAGGAGGCATCGGAGGGCTGATCGCCTACTTTGCCTATCCAAGGTTTTTACGCCAATCAAGAAGTTGATTTTTTATTCCTTGTACTCCTCTTTTTACTCCTTTGGTAATCCATATTATGGAAATTGAATAAATGCACTATCCTTGTAATGGGATGGTGCATTTTTGCTTTTGATTTTCGACCGATCATTTCTATAGTTGCAAGCTTTCCAGCAAATAATAGAAAGAGATAGAATCAGGTACTTTAGTACATTTTCAAAGTACCAATTACAGTTATCCAGAACGTGGACTGAGGTTTAAAAAAATTTGAAAGAAGCTGGATTCCGACTGAGAATCCAGCTTCTTCATTCAATCATCAAGTCCCGCAATACGTTCGATAAGGACGCTCTCTCTGCTCAGGGAGCTTGGCATACTCCTCTTGTTCATACGAATACGCATAAGGGTCAGTAAGTACATGGACTAAGCGTTTCGCTACCCCGTAGTCGCCTTTATCAACCGCGGCGTCAATGGCCTCTTCAACGCGGTGATTACGAGGAATAACGGCCGG
Coding sequences within:
- a CDS encoding ABC transporter permease; the protein is MWAIARTELKKNIQDKGLWFWTFVLPIVFIVGFVTVFSGDESTSQQEIVTQIIPGYTIMFAFFIMISMVIAFVKDRERGMVARIASTPVPIKNYFLGKWLPFMIIVLIQITVLFGFGIVVYDLPMGDPLALILLSIMLAFIVTGWGMAMAVLVKTENMGIALTQVIALGGALLGGLWMPIEIMPDLVQNLSKALPQYWALDGYKEILLEDGVIGDVWLHSLFLFAAGGIGGLIAYFAYPRFLRQSRS